TATCTTTGCTGCAGGTGGGCATGGTGCCATGTGTGTCCTAACAATCTGTGGCTACATTAATATGGGATTTGCCGTCCAGGTTGAAGGAAAACGTGGATGCAGCAACAGTCTAGCAAAGGGCTGCCTGCAGAATGCAGGACCGCGCTTAATCTCAACATGCCTGGCAGGATTAGATAGCTCAGGGAAGACTTGAACTTGGGTTAGGTGCGTTTGCTGCCATCTATAGCACGTGTTCTGCAGCTATGTGCTCATATAGCACCTATATGATTACATTATTCTGCTATGATACATATGTAGGTTGGTTATGCTTCATTTGCCCATTACCAATCTTAGCAAAATCTTCAAAATGCCTTACGTAGTCTGGACATGAAACAATTgatgccttttttgtttttgattgCAGTAAACTATAGTAAAAATTTACTTACCTGCCTTGTTTTGTGgatctttgaaaatattttggtgtaAGCTGTTATATTGTGGGTTTTTCTTATAAATCCCTATCGCTTTTTCCTGCATGAACCAAATAATTGCGTTAACAACATAAATGCCACGAGAACGCATTGACGCAGCATCCAGTCCCTTTTGATACctttggcatttgttttttcacGCCTGATCGGCAGGCGTTAATGCAAAGGGGTCAGTTCGTGGATTTTCCACTAGAGGGAAGCCTTGCATCTAGAATATTTTCATAGTAAGGGAAGGCTGCAGTCTTGTTTATTTTCAGGTGTTTCCTGGTTTTGTAGGAAAAGCATAGGGAAATGCctatcttctttttcctttcaggcaGTGGAGAGAGGTCCTCAGTATTTTGTATGTGTTTAAATAGCTGAGTTAGACTCATATTCATATAATCCAGCTCTCCATAAGCATCGATTTTGGGATCCGACGTTGAGAGTGCGCTTGCTTGGGCTTATTTCCTACCAGCTGAGAACAGAGGCGCTGGGAGGGCGTACCTGAGCCCACAGACGGTCAGAAGCACCTTTGGGAGATCCCATTTCCAATGTAGAAAGCGTTAGTCAACTTAGTTCCCGCCTTACTCTCCTCAGGCTGTTGAAGAGAGGCAGAATGTATCGGCCTTGAAGATTAGCCTTCGCTCCAGTTAATTTATCGTAGACTAAATACTCTGTCCACCACTCAGACTTTACTGCTTAAGCATATTTCAAGTCTAGACAAAGTATTTGAGAACATGCTGTTAATGCTTAAGAGGAGGTTCAGGTTTTGAGAGGTTCCCAGGGATATTTTAGGTATGCAGTAAGGTGGGATGAGGAAATATGTGGTATTTCCAGGACTGATTTCATACGATAAATGGTCAAACTTAAACCAAGAAGCAGGTCTGCTTCAGAGGTCCTCTTCAGGGCAGGACCTGTCTTCCTGTTCTTTGTAGAGAGTGCCTAGCACAGAGCAGTCCTAGTTCAAGACAAAGGTTTATACAACGATTAATAAACTGTTATAAAACTTAGCAACAAACATAAGCAAACTATGCTTGCTTGGGGCCTGGGTCTGTAAATAGTAGTGCAAAAGATATCCAGGGAGCTACAAAAGGTGTCAGGCACCAAAGGATTCTGTTAACTGTCACTGGAGATGTTTAATCAAATTTTAGCTAATCCACACACTTGATATTTGAAATGAGCTCAGAGACTACCTGAAGTTGAAGGAGTGTTTATATTAATAAGGTTCCCTGCAGGTTTAAATGTCTCTCTAGGGACATTCAAAGCAAGGGACTGAAGCAGTTAGATTTGCCATGGATAAATTTATTACGGTGGGATCCATAGGAGAGACCATGGTTGGTTTGCTCAGAGGTTAGAGTGCTAATCCAAGTGGTGAGGACACGCACTGGTGGTTAGCCTGGGCATTGCAGAGCATCCAGACATGAACCGGTATAGAAATGTCAGCAGGTACCCTGTCGTTCCTGCGCCGTTCAGGACTTGAGTGCTCAGCTGCGTGATCTGTGAATGCTGAAGCATCTGCAAGGTGCTTCTCTGGGACACAGAGGTGACAAAACCCAGACAGGCCTGTAGTGATATCAATAGGTGTAAATCTTCTCTTTGGGAGCCTACAGCTTCACTGGAGACTTTCTTTTCTAGTAAGCAGggaattcttaaaaaaaatcaaaaggttGGACAACTCTGCTGTCAGGGAACCCCTGTATCCAGTTCAATGCCGTGAGCACCTCAGGATGCCAAACATCTAAAAATAGTTATTGCAATACGGAGATCTGCAAGGCTGATACCCTTTTTGCTTCTGACATGCCACCTAGACTGTAACACATTATGCTGAAAGATGTAGATCTACAGAATTTCTTGAACTTACCTGACAATTTGTTGCTAAAACCTTTTTGTCTTCTCCCTGCTGTACTTCTCCAgcctctctccctgcttctgGCTCTGGCACTTGCTGCTTGCTTCTGTGAACAGATTCAGATCAACAGCTTAGCAAGGAACCTAACTCACCAAATGTAGGTTGGTTGTCTATCTCCCAAGTGTATGTAGCTAGACAATGAAAATACAGTGATGTCTACTCAAATATTTGAGGAGCAGTCCACACATAGTTATATCAGGCTATGAATACTTTGTTCATGGCCTTCCATTCATGGAAGGTACAAATTCCTCTTAGTTGCCTCCAACATaggaaatatgtttttctggaagaaactGTGCTCCTGGGTTTGCTCAAACAGTGCCGGGCTGTGGCCATGCATGGTTCTTCCTAACATTGCATGGACAATTTCACAATATCAACCATctctgagaagcagaagggGGGTAATGGCATTGATGAAATGGCAGCAACAAAAAACTGATCAAAAGAAAGCTGCCTCTGCATTTGGCTCTTTATTATTAGATAACCTCTCATCAGCAGTGCCCACCCTGACAGAAGCCCTGGTCTTCCTGAGGAATGAGGACCACAGTGGCTGGTGGCCGCACTGGCCTGACCAGGTGTCTGACCTACCAAAACACAAATTGGCTGCAGAGATCTGACTaccttttttctccaaaaacatCAGCTATTGCTATCTCTGCTGACcacctctttccctctgttgtCTCCTCCTTCTTGCTGAGGGCTTGTAAACTTGCTCTAGTGACAAGAAATTCAAGTGCGTGTCAAGTGCTAAGCCCGGCACAATGCTGTGTAAGTACTAAGTTGGTGTGGTGTGCTTTCAGGAAGACTCATGGCCTAAGTAACCCTGGATACAACAGCACATACACATGTTTTTCAGTACCATAGCAGGATAAACCTGGATGTGCAGAGCTGGGTTTTTAAGTCTACAGTGGCAAAGCCCGTTTTTCAGTAGTATTTTATGttcaattattattatttttttaactgctgccTTCTCATGTAAATGCTCTTGACTCTAGCTTTGTATGCAAATCCTCTGCTGTAGAAATACAACTAGTAAATCAGTACTGGGCTGTATGGTGTGGGCAATTCTGAAAGCCtgttatttatgaaataaaagttgGAAATAGAAGATGAGCATATGGAAGAAGTTGCTGTCACAGATCCTCCCTCTGGCTGGGAGAATTAGAGCGTGGTTTACTTAACTTTCATTTGTGAGGAAGACTGGATGCTGTTATGGCTtgtcacaaaaataatttgaggctgagaaaaatggaaaaaacccagggGTTTTAATAATTATTCTTAAATTGAAATGCAGTTGTCTCAGTCAGAGGCAAGAGCTGGATGCAATACATGGTCACTGACTGTAACACTGATTCCTTTCTTCCCATCTACACAACCCCCTGTGCACTCGTAACAAGAGAGGCTCCAATGGACTAAAGCATGGTTATTTCCCAACCATAAATATGCAAATCCCCATCCCTTAAAGGAGGGTGATTTACTGGCTAACCAAAGCTCAAGGATTACTGCTTTTGTTCCACCTTTGTATGGTGACTGACTCAATGGGGTCCCAGTTCATGACTGGCACTATTGCaacacaaataaatgaagagCTCCACGTCTGTTCTAACATATGCAACCACATGCCTTCAGCAAACAAGCGGTCTTGGCTTCTCCTTTTGCCTCCTACTGCCTTAAAGCCAATGGAGCATGGGAGGGAGAGTAAGACATGATTTTTTCAGTAGCTTGCTTCTGTAGGGTGGATGGGAATGGCATCCTGCACCCCCTGCCATTCCTGACTTCCCCTGTTCTTGTGGCTGTACTGGTCTGAGTAACCTTGAGATTGGTGGAATACAAGACTAAGATGCTTCTGGACcatgggaaaaacaaagcattgGTTTAGCCACAGAAGGACAAGTAAAACAGACAAAATGGAAACctatgtacatttttttaaaagaaaaaaacaaaaaacaccacaaacccCAGAGGATATTCAGTGTTCCCAGGAAAATCTAGTAAGAATTCTTCTTGGgcaaggaatatttttctttctttggatgTGGTTAGTATCTTTCTGGTCAGGTATTTTGGCCACaagtatattttattatcattgtaattattaattaaatcaATTTAGAATCTATAATTTTTGGCCAGGCTCTAGAAACACACAGTCCCCAAACAATGCTGGATACAAAGTACAAGATGACTGAGCCAAACAGGCTACGGGTGTGTGGCTGGGTGAAGTATCGTAATAGAAACAGTACAAAATGCGAAAGTTTTAGCCAGAGCAAATGGTGTTGATGTAAAATACATCTGCctgaaaagccttttattttacttatggAGGAGATGAATTAGGAGAGATgtcttattattttaatacataagAGCTCCTTGATATGTTTAACTTTGCAAGACGTAAAATTTGTTTCCAATGTGGTTTGTGTGTCAGGTATATTTCATGAAATACAAGCCTCTTAAGCCTTACATTCCCATTTGTTTCTTGTATGTAATCACTGACTGTTGAGTCAACATTCCGTCTCCTCTTGacaaaattaccatttttttgAAGCAGCACAGTATCCAGCCATCTCAACTCCTCAATTTATCAACAATTCAGAGCAAAAGCAGGTGGAAAACAACAACTGTTTCTCgtttgcatttgaaatggtAGAAGTTTCTTGATGGAGCGGTAGTCATGAAAGGTTTTGAAGCAAAACTGGCAGAAAAGTAAAGAATTCAGCTTCTCCAGTTCACCATCCAGTGCATTAATTTACACCAACTTCGCTGTGGTGGCAGTAGCATCAGGTAGAGGTAGAAACAGTGGCTGGCCCTGAGGTAGAGCACACAACCTaatgacacagaaaataaagttgttaCATTGCATTCATATgtatgctttttcctttttcctatcCCCCCCCCATTAGccttttaaactgatttttactGCTACTGGACTCTTTTGAGTGACTTCTGCTGGGGGAGAAGAGCAAACTCTTCCCTTCACTCAGTCTTGTGCAGAGTCTCGTGTGCAATCTGCTTGTGCAGAGGATACATGCACAgccttgttttcctgaaaacagaGTCAAAAGGAGGCAATTTCCTCACTTCCAGTTGCCACACAGCAGTTTGGCCGCCAGACTCTCCCCCCCCTCTTGGCTTACTGCCATGGTCCCTTTGCTTACATTTCTCTTGTTGTCTTCTTGGCTTTTTGACCACTTCTCTCTGCTTGTGCTCTAGTTGCTCCTTTGCACTGCGGGGCAAAAACTATGAGACAACATCCATCTCCTTGCATTAAGATCCAGAAACACTAGTACAGCTTTCAAGCAgtgttttggttggtttctCCTACATCTGAAGCGATCTCACTCTAAAAAGGAACTTCTTATATCTCTCCACTGCCACTATAGCATTATCTACTGCCTGTATACTTTACAGTCAGTGCCTGCTCTCGTGCACTTGGATTTTGAGGATGTTCTGATGGACATGAACTTGTGCTGTGACTTTTAGTGAACTCAAGATTGAAGGTTGCCCAAAACCTGGCTGCAATATATATTACAGCCCAATATCTCTTGCGTTGGTTTTATAATACACTCCGTTCAGTTCGCTTTGCTCCTAGACATTCTATTTTCAGGACATCACCAATGTTTTGTACTAGCAAAACAAACATAAGGCATCATTGGAAAAACCTGGTGACCgatgaggaaaagaggaaaagaacttGTCATACAGCTTTATATTAGAAGTGTTTCTGCAAATGTGAGGAGTAATTAGGTTGTCAGCAGTTGTCTCTTTTGACCCAAACAGCTAAAATTTAGCTTAAGTTACACCAATGTGAAAAAGACCTAGAGGTGGTATCAAGAACATACAGAGAGTACTTTCCTGAGTACAGAAGAATCAAACAAGCAAAGACCATCTTGCTGTTTTCAGCTCCAAGCCTTTGGTTGGGGCCTATATGTCTCCTGTAGAGTTGGACTACATTTGGGTTGGTCTTCCAGTTAAGTTTCCTCTGACAGAGAAGTCAGCTCATTCAcaagaaaaatgcttcaaaactGAAACCACCAGAAGGCAGTTGGAGACAACAGCAGATCTGCATCAAAATTACTATTGCCCCAAGTCAGATTGATAATACAAACATGCCTTTCATTAAGCGACACTATTCCTTTCATCTTCTCTCTAAGGCACCAAACAGAATCTGATGGAGTTATTTTGAAACTTTCTTATCTCTTATTTACTCACTGCCACCCCTCTCCTTACCTGAACTCCTCTCCCTTTACCCATGCAATGCTCAGCCAAAGTCCCTTGACCCGAACTTTCAAATTTTTGAGGGGTTTTGCATATCTCTTTGctgtggacaagaagctcaCACTAAACTGTCCCTTCCAGCGATGTCAATATAGGTTACAATTACACCTATCAATTTCAATGACTTTTAATCCAGCTGCAACAACAATGATTACATCTAAACTGCCATAAACGTGTTTTAGCATAAAtaacttatttaaatatatccGTTCAAAACTCCAAAAGCTTCTGCCTCATGTTTCTGAGagacagaggaagggaaaactgCACGGGCTATATTGTGTTCGCGTTCAGGAGGTTAATTTGACAAGCAGAAAATGTAGAAGTGTAATGGGTTGGAGAAAGTGAGTTTAGGCTTTGGCAGAACTCGGCAGGAAGACACATGCTTTGCTCGCAAGGCTACAGTCACGGGGGACAGTGAGCTGGTCCATGAGTTTGCGTCCACTGTGCGTCAgttggagggagagagaaaaacaaaaggaaatgtgtCAGTTTGTGGTAAGTCCAGGTTCAGGTTTAAGGTCTACAGAAAAGGTTGGGAGAAAATGAAGGGAAGTCCTGTGAAAGAACTCTGGCAAaagttgggtgggtttttttgcagtttttcaagATTAATTATATTGCTGTAAGTCACACACTTGTCACAGGCTTTTGTTACACCTCTGATGGTAGTTAGGTAGCCTACGTAAAATGCATGGCTCATCTCAGCCAAGTTTTAATTAGGCAGCTGTCCTCATTACAGAACAAGTTTAGCGATTCACTCCCACAGGCAACTCCACTTGCAGTGTGAAGGATAAAATAGACTGGAGTGTTAACCACTGTCTCACTTCAAAAGAGCATCCCGAGGGCAGGGTTGCGATGTGCTGAACAGGGAGACAAGTTATACCGATGATGTTTGGTCTATTCCTGCTCTGTGGCTCAAGGAGTTAGATTTCCTCGTGTGTCAGTCTAGCTGGCACCTGTGCTTTTTCATCCTCtggcagttttcatttttctcctccacacCTGTCTAAATTTTGGGTtcccttgttttccttcagctcaAAGTTTGGTGATGATGGGCTGCTTCTGTTTGTCATTCCCAGGTTTTAAGTGAAGTATCTAATTTAACCACTTGGTACTGTTATTTTgtaaagaattattattttcacagactgaaaaatattagaagaCTCATGGAAATTATATGTTCAAAACTCCAGACTGCTTCCATGGGCAGGGATCTGTCACTCTGGCTTTTGTCTAGCACCAATACCAATGAGAAGATGGGATGAGATTTCACAAAATGTCTGCTTTGAACTGTGGGAACATGGTGCTTACTCAACAGGATTGATATTTTGGGGTACTCTTGATCTTTGAAGTGGTGAAAAGAAATGATTGATTAGACCAGAACTTTTCAACCATTTCTGACTTGCAAATTgccccctcctgcagctccggTTTCTGCGTATGTGCATATGGGGCTGCATATGTACTGTGAATTTTAACCTACTTCCAGTgaatttgcctttctttttttccctgtcctaCATGAATGCCTCCAAAGTTGTTCATGGATCTGTAGGCATCTCTGGGCCATGCTTTGAAAACCACTAGATTAGTCAACCTACAGCACCAATGCCTGTGTAAACCTGTCCTAGGATCCTCTTTGGTGTAGCAACACAAGGTTTCGTGCCCCAAATTACTCCATGTTTCACTTAGAAAACTAGTACCTTGTGTGCCTTGCAACTTGGCTATGTCAGAGTACCTGCTGATGTTTTAAAAGTCTCTTCCTGAAGCATATTTGCAGACAGGATTTGTTGGTTTAAATAGCTATGTGGCTTACAAGTTTGTGAGGTTAAAAATGCAGGAGGAAACCGCTGTAAACATTGCATCACCAGCTGAGGAGGATCTGGAGACACTGTGTCGAATGGTCAAGAAGAAATTCACTTTAAATACACCTTGGACGGCTGCccagaagaagggagggattCGGTAGCTGAGGTTTACATTACAAGTTGCGTTAGATGTTTCCACCGATAAACAAGAGCAGCCTGACGCATCCATCTGCAGTTTTTCAGGGCACTGTGCTTAAAAGTGACCTCTTCATTTTGCCAGATGCAGGCTGCTCCTGTTGGCATCAATGGCAAAAATGCATCTAATTCAGTAGGAGCATGTTGGGGTCCTTCAAGAATATTTATGGAGATGCACGGCTATATGGTCTATAACATAAAACAGATAGGCATAAAAGTCAATCTTTATTCCCTCATGTATAAGCTAATGGTTTATGCAGAAGATGAAAATTCACCAGCTGATTCTCAGCTGCATTCAATGGAATCGCAGGCTGCTTAGAGGAAAGaatgagctgcagcagaaaacatGAGTATTTGCTGGAAGAAATGTTAAGAGAATTGTCTATGGAACAGTAAACCTGACCAAGGATTTTTAAGCCCAGGTTTTCTTAAGGAAAGAAGATTCCCAAACACATGGCTGTAAAGAAGGGAAGTTTATGGAATAATTTCTTCAGCATGCCtagaaatttttctgaaaactgtaaatttgaatgtaaaataataatttacagaGAAGGCCAGGGATAAACTCTTGTATCACTACAGGGAAGCAgttgttctctttcttctgctcacATCCCCATCCGCTCTCTCTTTTTATCAGCCCCGGAGCTCACCTACCTGAGCTGAGCCCATTCGACTCAGTCCAACAGAAAATTACTCACTTTCGCAGCGGTTGGTATTAGGaccagcgctgtttaacattgtcagtgacatggacagtgggatcaccctcagcaagtttgctgactacaccaagctgtgtggtgtggtcgacacgctggagggaagggatgccatccagagggaccttgacaggctggagaggtgggcccgtgtgaaccacatgaagttcaacaaggccaagtgcaaggtcctgcacatgggttggcgcaatcccaagcacgactataggctgggcaaggaatggattgaaagcagccctgaggagaaggacttgggggtattgattgatgagaagctccacatgagccggcaatgtgcactcgcagcccagaaagccaaccgtgtcctgggctgcatcaaaagcagtgtgaccagcaggtcgagggaggtgatcctgcccctctactccactcttgtgagaccccacctgcagtactgcatccagctctgggggccccagtacaggagagacattgagctgttggagagagtccagaggagggccacaaaactgatcggagggctggagcacctctcctgtgaggacaggctgagagagttggggttgttcagcctggagaaaagaaggctccggggagatctaattgcggcttaccagtacctgaaggggcctacaggaaagatggtgagggaccACCTttgtttatgagggagtgtagtgacaggacaaggggtaatggctttaagctgaaggaaggttgatttagattagatgttagaaagaaattctttactgtgaggatggtgaggcactggaacaggtttcccagagaggttgtggctgccctctccctggaagtgttcaagaccaggttggatggggctttcggcaacgtggtctagtggagggtgtccctgcccatggcaggggggttggaactagatggtcattgaggtcccttctaaaccaaaccattctatgatttttgcTGGATTAGTTTTCTGCAGTTCTAACGTGTTGAATTGGCTCAGCAGAAGATGAGACAAACCTGCCACAAAAGATGTGCAGGAGGTCTACGCCAGGAgtacaagaaggaagaaataggGCAAGTAATTCCCCTTTTTGTGGCAGCAAGGCCCCTGAACAATTCAGTCCTTATTGTACAGCTTCACCTTCCTGCATGTGACGTGACCTAAGGCTCTGTCCCAGGCAGCCGTGAGATTGCTTGACCATTTTTAGAAGTAATAGAGCACAGGAGGACTTTTAGCCTTTGGTTATTTTGCCTGTATTCCTCACCAAATGGATAGATTCAAGCTTAAtctaaaacatctttttccCCTATGTCATGTCTTGCTATACAACCAAGCATGGGACTAAATAACCAGTGCTTGGTGGGGATGTGTGTGGATAGTAGGGTTGATCATTTGTCTAGGTGGTTGGGCAAAAGAGAATTGCTAGCAGCTGCAGGGCCAGGTCTTTTGGGGCTGTGAGTACTACTTAGTCATGTACTCAACAGTTGTCCTTTCTGCCTTGTGTCTCGTTTTTCATCCTGCTCGTGCTCTTGACGTCGTGTCCTCGTATCTCCTTGTTCCCTACTTTTTAACCTTGCTTTCCATCTGTATCACTAAGGTCTTCAAAAAGGATTGTTTGTAGCCACTTTTattagcagaaagaaaatcagaggaAGAACGCAAGAAAGGAGGAAGCcgcaaaataaataacaattgAACTTCAGCATGAGAACTTCTTTTGAtccactgcaaaaataaataaatgcatccACATCAGCCAGTAAGAACTGAACAAATCTGTTAGATACAGATGGTTTATTGTCTAGAAtattgtttttctcattttgtatcTTGCAGGAGCAATGACAACATGTCTGAAAACGTCAAGAagtttcagagatttttttcttccctctccctgtcctcaaCTCTTCTATTTTAATTCTAGATATTCTCATCAACACACAAACATAATCATAGCTCCTGACGCATACGCATGGAATAGCACCTGATGTCTGTTTTCAGTGTTACTGGCTGTAACTAAATATGACAGTCTTCCCCAATGAGTATTTAACAGAACTGGTATTTTACCTGCTCagacagcttttatttaaaatgagtgAGACAGCACAAGAGCAATATTCGGTAGCTATGGCATGTATAAACATCAGGTTAACCTGACTTCAGGACACGTGCTAATATCTTCTCCTAAGAATGAGGAAAGCTCTCCACGCCCTGGAGAGAGAACGCCCTGGCTGGCGCAGCTGGGGCCACGGCTCCCTATGCCCGAGCAGCTCCTCATGTCACCCCCGCCATCTGCTCCTCTCCTCAGGTCACCCTCTGTAACGAACGGGCCCAGCTGCCGCCGTGGCCATGTTCATAGCTCACTAACGGATGGAGCTGAGCAATAACCACAGACAGATGCCAGCAGAACACGGGACGGCAGGCAGCGATGGGGAAGTGGCAATGGGGGGCGGTGGCTGAAGCCATGTGGCGTGCGAGGCCACAGGCTTGCTGCAAGGGTAAACCAAGCGAGGCAAGGcgggctgctgcctcctcctcctgcgcCGTACCCACGGCAACTAGCAGCCATGGGGCTGGGTAAGGATGGTCCAGCCATATGTTTTTGTGATTCCCTCCTTGCAGCTGGCTTGGATGCTCGTTGTACCCTCCAACAGGAGCCGGGCACAATGCCAGTGTGGACACCCCCTCCCGAACCACAAATAGTTGGGGTTAGCAAACCGAACCAGCCAGAAGAAGACATGATCCTGCTGTCAGGGGTGCCGATTGGAGTACGAGGGGCGATACTTCCCACTTGTAGTAGCGGTGAACTGCTAGAGGGACTCCAGTCGTCTGGAAACCCCAGCCTCCGGCCAAGCATCCATGCCGGTTTGCAGGCCGTGGCGCTGACCGTCCCCGCCACGGCGCACCTGCACCGTCCGCCCAGTCCCCCGCGGCGGGCCGGGcacggccgggccgggccaggccACGGTGCCACCTCCCCCTCCCGCCTCCTCCGCCTCAGCCCCCAGCCCGGGCGGGCTATAagaggcggcggcggcagtATCGGGCCGCTTATGCTGGCGGCGGGAGGCAGGGGTGACAGCGGTGGTGGGGCACCTCCGCCCGCCACCGCCATGAAGTCTCCTCAGGCCCAGCGGCCGACGGGTCAAGGTGGGAGCGGCGGGCTGAGGGGGCGCGGCGGgaccctttcccctcccctccgccggggtgggggggctcgGGACGCtgaggggtgtgggggggcgggcggcgggtCTCCCCTCACAGCGCGGGGGTCCGGGGGCGGGCAGCGCCCGGCGGACCCTCacgctgccgccgccgcccggcagCGCTGGGGGAAGACGGCGGCGGAGGCCTGGCGGAGGCGCTGGGGGAGTTCGACGCGGTGCTGGAGGAGTTCTCCTGCCCTGCCGGCCGGCGCCGCTTCCACTATGGCGAGCACCTGGAGCGCATGAAGCGGCGGAGCAGCGCCAGCGTCAGCGACGGCAGCGGCCTCAGTGACTCGGAGAGTGAGTGTCGGTCGgtccgtccgtccgtctgtCCCGGCCGTGCCCCgtcccgggggagggggggggggggaatcaaaaTCGGGTATTAAATCAGCGCGTCCCCCTCCTTCAAAGAAGAAGCAGGGATCTCCAAACGAGAAACCCGACTTTCATCAACGctctttcatttactttttggGTTAGAAGTCGCAAGGATGCGAAGTCTGGCCCCGCTGGTTTTATTCTCCTGCTGTTGAACAGCAAAGGCGGGAGGGAGGGCGAGACTCACTggggagcagccacagcagggTCGCCTCCAGAGCCGGGAAGCTCGCTGCAGAACAAGCTGAAGCTGCCAGCCCGGCCGCTGAAACACCGAGGCATCCcggcttcttaaaaaaaaaaaacaaaaaacaaacccacaaaaatgtCCCTTACAACAACAGTCCCTGTTAACCTATCTCAGTAGCCGAAGTATCAGTCGAAAGAGACTAAGCTAAAGTGCACTTTCCAGAAGAGACTGAAACTCATCCAGGTTTCTAGTTTAGTGTTATCAGTGTTTCGTAGGTGATAATTTTAAGTTAACTTGCACGAAAGTATACGGGACATGTATGAATGGTGCATGCAGAACACAGCACAAGAAGGGTGGGAAGCAGAAACCGACTTAAGACCTCCTTTGAGCAAGAAAACATAGAAGTGGAACTAAGTTTTTTCTAGTTAacttggaaaaaagttttacCTCTCTTATTTTTTGCTAATCAGGGAGAGAGAACATCTTTATTCTTCCAGACAGTGAGGCTGGAAACTGCTGTTCTCCTCAGGAGCAGTAGACTCAAGGGCTACTTTGTCAGAAGTAAGTTCTGATAAAAACAAACTATACCCACTATTTTAGTTCCTAACTATACAGTGAGCTTTGTGaaacttacctttttttttggctatttAGAATAAA
This sequence is a window from Balearica regulorum gibbericeps isolate bBalReg1 chromosome 1, bBalReg1.pri, whole genome shotgun sequence. Protein-coding genes within it:
- the RGCC gene encoding regulator of cell cycle RGCC, with protein sequence MLAAGGRGDSGGGAPPPATAMKSPQAQRPTGQALGEDGGGGLAEALGEFDAVLEEFSCPAGRRRFHYGEHLERMKRRSSASVSDGSGLSDSESADSLYRNSFSLSDEKLNSPTASTPSLPSPSVTPCKAKLGDTKELEEFIADLDRTLASM